A single region of the Halorussus gelatinilyticus genome encodes:
- a CDS encoding DUF5807 family protein has protein sequence MSKREQFLSGERPEDVALFLSDSFVEGDGDGLAKHGESVENGVVLVVEGDQGRSVFKTATGMDAMGFAKQAMGTEGAIARDLSGGDCPECDGDAEFVFAFAEEQNEEVGDLYAEGDVIHAYSYCDCGTAYSDKWVAGEAE, from the coding sequence ATGAGCAAACGCGAGCAGTTCCTCAGCGGCGAGCGCCCCGAGGACGTGGCGCTGTTCCTCTCCGACTCGTTCGTGGAGGGCGACGGCGACGGACTGGCGAAGCACGGCGAATCGGTCGAGAACGGCGTCGTCCTCGTCGTCGAGGGCGACCAGGGCCGGAGCGTCTTCAAGACCGCGACGGGCATGGACGCGATGGGCTTCGCGAAGCAGGCGATGGGCACCGAGGGCGCCATCGCGCGGGACCTCTCGGGCGGCGACTGCCCCGAGTGCGACGGCGACGCGGAGTTCGTCTTCGCCTTCGCCGAGGAACAGAACGAGGAGGTCGGCGACCTCTACGCCGAGGGCGACGTGATTCACGCCTACTCGTACTGCGACTGCGGGACCGCGTACTCGGACAAGTGGGTCGCCGGCGAGGCCGAGTAG
- a CDS encoding DUF1684 domain-containing protein encodes MTEETPADDDFDAEEWRERLQSHRTEKDDFFADHPQSPIPPEERDDFESLDYFDPDPKYRVTATVEVHERPDPVEMEVSAGPPQRYLRVATLRFELGADELELAGYRQQADDDGLFVPFRDKTTGQQTYRDGRYMEFETEELADGSEMVLDFNLAYSPFCAYSETFACPLPPEENWLDAEIRAGEKA; translated from the coding sequence ATGACCGAGGAGACGCCCGCAGACGACGACTTCGACGCCGAGGAGTGGCGCGAGCGACTCCAGTCCCACCGCACGGAGAAGGACGACTTCTTCGCCGACCACCCGCAGTCGCCCATCCCGCCCGAGGAGCGCGACGACTTCGAGAGCCTCGACTACTTCGACCCGGACCCGAAGTATCGCGTCACCGCCACGGTCGAAGTCCACGAGCGACCCGACCCCGTGGAGATGGAGGTCAGCGCCGGGCCGCCACAGCGCTATCTCCGAGTCGCCACGCTCCGCTTCGAGTTGGGCGCCGACGAACTGGAACTCGCGGGCTACCGCCAGCAGGCGGACGACGACGGCCTGTTCGTCCCGTTCCGCGACAAGACGACCGGCCAGCAGACCTACCGAGACGGCCGGTACATGGAGTTCGAGACCGAGGAGTTGGCGGACGGGAGCGAGATGGTGCTGGACTTCAACCTCGCGTACTCGCCGTTCTGCGCGTACAGCGAGACGTTCGCCTGCCCCCTCCCGCCCGAGGAGAACTGGCTCGACGCGGAGATTCGCGCCGGCGAGAAGGCGTAG